In the Rhododendron vialii isolate Sample 1 chromosome 2a, ASM3025357v1 genome, AGAAACGCCAGAATATGGAGAGCCACGAGGCCACCAAGAACTATGGCAGCATCCCCAAAGTCCAAGCTGGGTACAACGGTTACTATCCAAGCAGCATATATTATGGCGAAAGGCCATACATCTAAGCGCCATGGCCAGTGCCTCTTTCTCAACAAATCAACATGATCTACCACTTTCCCACCAACATGGAACCTCCCTGGCATCACGACTCCCCACAATAAATCCACTTACAGCAACACACGTCCAAATCCGAATCGGGTTACGAAAATAACGAAGAAAAACAACCAGCACAGTTCTGCATAAACAAGGGAATTATGAACATCACGTCATAGTCAAGGAAAAAAGAGGATATACCCATCTCAGTTCACGGGGTTAATTTGGAGTGAAGTGGGTGTTCTGCGTGTCAGTTTCGTGTTGAAGTTACAATTGGAACAATACGGTTATTAGAACAATTGTATTGAATTGGGTTCATGCTGGATCAATGGGATTAAAATTCAATTCGATTGGGTTCATACGACATACAGAGCTTGAATCACAAGACAGCAGAGAATGTGTGGAACATAGTTACCATACTCACGTAGAGAGAGATTAGTATGAATCGGCTGTGCGAGGAAGTATCCAGAGAATTGGATCCGTGTTGTTGAAGAGAAAGGATCAGGGAGAAAGCGCAAACCCTAATCCATGTTTTGCTCcgggttttttccttttttcttttgtaattagATTCTCTCCGCAAATAGTCTAGACGATCCGAGGGCGGAACgtcaaaacaaagcaaaatgtttgatccaaaaaaatactactcctgAAAACCAAAGCAAATTGTTAAATTCAGAACTAAAGGACCCTTTTTCGCTAACTGAAAAGTTGTATATATTGGGGTGATTTTGGCTCAGGGTGAAATTTTCAAAGACTGATTCTGTTCGATCCAAATATTTCCAAAACTGATCCTGACTGGAGTATAGTTCAATTCGATTCGAAGTGGGATTGGTCCGGTCGGATATTTCAGTTCATccgaaatataaaattttcatttattttaaagtGTATGTATGTAAAATACATAGTCGATCGGTTTGGTTCCGTCTGGTTCAGCAAAATTTCCAAGAAACTGAGACCGGATCAAAATTGGTCCGGTCCGGAAAAAGTCGACCTTACCATGACTGAATACCGAACTGATTGATCGGTTTTTTCGGCCCATCGATTTTTGTAACACCTCTATACTACATTTTTATTGTCTTgtcttgttcaaaaaaaaaattgtgcttgttaattttgtgttaaatttttatgtattataGGTTTGCTCCAAAAAAgaggaattaaaaaagtaaaatttatgACTTTCacaaaacatttttaaaaatccaaaattacTAGGGTTTGAATTCAACATCTCCTTGTGATAAGATTGTGACGGAATTTAGGGTTTAATTCACCTATAGCCACAGCCTAAGCTAGACTCTCTTTCCTGAGGTTCCGACTACGACACTCCAAAGTGGTATGGGAGTATGATTTTCCCATTAATAAATGACCACATAATGTAGCAAGTATAATTATACAACGTAGTAAGTGTAGCCATATAGTGTGTACATACAATATAATAATGGTAACCATATAACGTAGCAATTGTTATCTTAATAAATGGCAAGTAGAACCAGTTTTTGTGGTTAGTAATACTACAATTTTTCGCGGGGAAATCAGAAAACCATATTGCTTTAAGCAAATCTACCTTACTGTTTTAGATGATTTTGATCTAATGGCTGTGATTTACTTCTTTCGAACTTAGATAGTTCAGTATTAAATCATAAGACACAAATAAACTACTCTATTGAAAGCTCATGTTAAGGGTGTTAGGGAGAGAATTATTTTTAAGATTTTGAATGGTGTATCATACACCATAGATTATTGAATTACGATAAGAATTCGTTCTTGTGAAAGTGTTTAATGATGCACGCAATATAAATTTTGTGAGTGAATATAATCAAAATCTTAAAAACTCCTCGATAAATGATTGGGTGTTGTTAATACCAAAATTGTTTCTGTTTGAGCCAAAACTACAGCATGTAATACAATTTTGGCTGAAACAGGAAtttttttggcattatcatATTCCTAGATGATTTTTGGATTATGCAATTTCCTGTTCATTTCTGATAAAGCATGTTGATAGGATTCTTTTCATAAGCGtcaaaattccaaaatgcaaAATGAGTAATGCAAACGAGGCTGCCACACAAGCTTCCAGTTaggatattattattattattattattttatattatatTAGTAAAAAGAAGAACATTAGCCTTATTTTGGATGGCAATTTCtggttaaaaatattttgacaaaaaaaaaaaaaaaactataaattgGACAATTTCTGAAGGGATTCCGCCCATATTCTAGAGTAACAAACTCACAAAGTTATTTCTAATCAAATCCGCCAATCTATAACTTCTAAGATCCATTCTTAGAAACATGCACCAAAAATAACAAACCTGAATTGAGTCAAGGAGAGTTATGATatcataccaaaccacaatttgGGAAAAGGCAGATCATCAAAGCTACAATGGAGAGGCAAGAAGAATAATGAAACCACATACTCACACAAAATCATACAATAATGCTTGTTAAATGATCAAGTAATATCTCCAGTATGTTataaaagttggtcaaaaggtTTTGATGGTTTCTACAGATTGGGTTCACTCTTATTTCAACTGCCTGAAACTGCAGCTTTGATTATACCAAACCCcagtttttctctctttaaacaTCCATCCCCTTTTGCAACGACAGATGAAAACTGAATCCTTTAGGGACTCTCTTTTCACTGCACGAAGAATCTCATTGTGTGAGCAGTTTTGAGTCGCATGCCACAATCTTAACTCGGCCGACGTTCTCTTGGTTGTCCTCGCTCTTAAACACTGCGTCTGTTAAGATGAAGGTCCAAACGTTGTCGCAGAATCTGTAGGTGTGCAGATGCCCCTACAACAAACAAAAGATGAGTTATTAATGAAAAGGACCGCTTAACCTAAAGGTTTAACATTCATGTAAGggtagaaaatgaaaagaaagaaacaaaaagaaaaagaagcaggACATATCATAAAAAGGCAAACCATGAGACACTGGACATATTGGGTGGAAGGAACCACAGAAAAGCAACATTTCTACGAGATTTGGGGACAGTTTAGGTTGGAAGATGTTATTGCGAATGACCAGGGTTTCTATTTCTTCCTGTTTGCTCATGACAGGGGATGGTCGGATGGATAAGCTTCTTCAAGCAGGTCCTTGGTTTCTATTTGgttctcttttctcttcttttttttggttgggatGGAACACATATGATTGGGATGTGCTATCACAAGAAAAGAATCTCTGATGTACTCATAGTTGTCAAGGGTGAAAGGCGCACCAAAGAGCAAAGTTCTGCTGGGCCCGAGGCAAGAGGTGCAAGGCGAGGCGCACCTATGcggaaaaaataggaaaaatagcaTACACTATCATTCCAAATAATAAGCACTAACCCAATGAGTTTACCACCCAAAACATCCATCAAATGTCAAATAGTCACCGCTCCCCAAGCGGGATCTGTTCTATTAGTATTATCTTCGCTTGACatctaaaaacaaaaccaacaagTTCAATTTACATTAGCTAATAACCTAATACACTCTTTGAAAATCCCAGAACTTGTTTttatatatgaaaagttttgaacTTGCTTTTATATATTAAGCTATTTCAGAAAATAAAGCTGATGTTCAAAACTTTGGAAAAAAATCCTTGTCCTATTCATTAGGATGTGTGTTGTGAATAATTTTATATGTACTTTTATATGCTCAAAAATACGGATATAGTGTATAGATACGCATGTAGGGAGAGGCAAAAGAGGGGAGAATAGTCAGAATACCTTGACTGTGTGTTGTTGGCTGTTGATGAGAAGAGAAGATCGAGAGAGACGAGGGGAGAGATGActaagagagaagagaggagatgAGGTACAGAGGAGAGATGACTGATCGACTGAAGTTCCTCCAAGTTAGCCAACtgatcgatgcaaatgagagaGATCGATGAGAGGACTGAAGAAGATCGGCTGTTGATCAACCGAGGACTAGTTGATTTGCCCTTTTGTTTCGTTTGTGATTGACGGCCAAAGGTAAAAATTTAACCTTGATAACATAATCCTAGGTATCCTAGGCCTGGGATCGATTTTGAGAGAAGCACGCCTTTTCGCACCTTGTTGCCTAGTCTGCGCCTTATTCAACTCGCCTCGCCTAGAGTTATACAAGACGATGGGGGTGCGCCTCGCCTCGCCTCTTGCCTAGGCATGCGCCTTTAACAACTATGAATTCTTTCCATAGCGTCAAGTTCATTTGATATATTGCCACCATGAATTGAGAAGAACAAGCACCATTTATAATCTTAATAGAAAAAAGAGTGCAAATTGGTTTCTAAGTAAACTGCACAATGTTGATGCAACCAGAATTCAACAAGGCTTCAATCCCTTTCAAAGACAGAAAACATCAACATAAAAAAGTATTCAATCCCGCGATCCACATCCCCACCTTATGCTTTGGTTTTATGAGCACATGGAGCAAGCATGCTACTAGTTCCAGTGAAATGACATGTGTcttccaaaattattaagaaggTTAGTTTTGATGGATACTTATTGTATACAACATACGGGAGCAACAAGATGTTCCTACTCCAGTATACGGTACCCTAAAGGTCAATCATTTATTCAATTGCATGAGAATTACTGCCAAACAACTAGTCCTTAACCCGGAATACAAAATTACACAATCACTCAATTACACAATCACTTGAAGACAAACTAAAACTACAGACACCTAGCTCCAGTGTACATTTTAGTTTGCCCTTTTTGGCAACAACTGAAATGCACACAACTACTGAGCATATTTTATACTACTAAAATACCCACTATCTTCTAAACTCTCCCCTAACATTCAATTCTCAAGTCATTCAATTTTAAGCCTTAGGGTTTGACCCAATGGTTGTGTGTCGCTCCTTTGGAGTGTGAGGTCTAGGCTTCGACTCCTATGCACACCTCGTAGTAATATACTAACTAATACTAGCATCCTATCGTCTgaccccaaaaaacaaaaacaaaaacaaaacccactCCCATCCCTTCACGGTTGGCGATCCATAAACCAACTGATATAATAAAAGAGTCGTAACGAAACAAAAGAACCATTTACCTTAATGGACACCTTGCTCTTAACTTGGGTCTCCAAAGCTTCAGTCATCGACTGAAATCCAACAAAACGCCACCACAAAACACAAAGCCGATATCAGAAAACAATCACTTGCATTCATCTAGATCTCACATAACGCAACGGAAACAGCTCCGGATTTCATACCTTATCGAACTGAACGAGGACTTGGATGGCGATCTCGGGACTGAGGGTCCCGTTCGAGACCATCTCGTCCAGTGTTTCGGTCAAGCACATGCCTATGGTGGACCTACGGTACAGCTCAAACGTCgccattctctctccttttctaaATCAAGATCTGTCAAGAATCGATCAATTTCAAAACTCCAAACCCACcaagcaaataaaataaaataaaatgattgcaacGAAAActgcaaatcaaacaaaattctcAAGCAGCTGTAGATATCGATGTGCGTGTATATATAGGTTACAAGTGTACAGGTGCGTCGATTGAAATCTGTAGGGAGTGATGATTGAGGCGAGGATgttaaaatagagagagagagagagagagagagagagagagagagagagagaggtactgGCTCCGTTTGTGACTCCTGAGGTTGGGTAGGACAGAGCGagaatgagagggagagagattggggCTTTTATACCCTAATTTTCGTAGCCTTGATCTTATATAGGGGAGCGATCGGATAGGAAACTTGAATGACGAAAAAGCCCATGGTATTTCGtctgaaattttttattagaagACTAGCTACCAAAAAATAAGTGCCTTAAATATAGGAAATGGCAAACTTTTGTACTCCatatctttgtaatttttgtatgaTGAGAATTTAATGATGGTAGTTATTAAGGGGATTCGTGGAGATTTTCTCAATTTAAGACTTACTAAAAAGTTAACGAGTACGGATAAGATGTTGCCTCCCTTCTTCCTAAATTATTATTGTTTTAgtattattttcatatttttaaaattttattgaattcaTACTAAATTTTCTGAACTAACCCTTCATCTCAATGGGAGAAGTCTACAATTGAATTCactaaatttcaaaaagttttattcggctcattttttatattttcctgAATCCTTTCGTCGATTTAAATGATTGCTCCTATTTTTTTACGTAATTCAAAAGCTAAAAACGaattactcaaattttttttttttgagagataCGGAATAGTGAAAGTGGACTATCACTATCAAGAGGAGGgagtacccaaaaaaagaaaaataatcttTGTACCCTATTTTTAATAATTGCACTTTAAAAGTTGGGTTGTGAGTAATTTGAAGCAGTAAATGACAAATTATAGAGTgcatttataaataaaaaaagagtagaTGCAAAATCATTACCCGGCAATATCTAAGGCTCTATTTGGAATTTGGGAAAGgaagtggaaaagaaaagaaaataattaagaagaaaatgggaggaaaaattgaagaaaaagttaaatttgtttttgaaattttctcttctctttgtttaagaaaccaaacaaaaggaagagaatttttgtaaaattccccccctctccatttcttttctcatgttcagccacacagagagagaagagagagagagagaggaaacagcAGTAGGACAAGGGTTTTGAGGAAGAGGGTTTAAGGGCggagaagaaatgaagaaattgcgCTGGGCAATGGACGGCGCTTTCTGGGACGTGGACGTGTCGACGCCGGTAACCGTCGACGGCGTTGCGCGGCCGGTGCCCGGGTTCGGTCTGCCGTTGGGTATGTCGAGAGGGGCAAGACTGTCGAGGCCTAAGCAGATTGACTTCTTCCAGCGGTTCATGACCATGCCCTTTGTCCCCTCCTACTCCGCCGCCAACGGCTTCTCTCTCCACCGcgttctctctcttccccttggTGAACACCGGTATACACTATTCTAATAATTTCTCTACTACTTGCAATGCAAATTGTATTTTTAGTGGGGTTttggacttcttttttttcaattgatagcAGAGATCATTTACCCTATGGAGTACAAGGTACAAACCCAAGACTCTACATCAACTCTCCATGAGATAATCAAGCCTAACAATTCAACAAATACAAGTAATAAACCCATCATAGGAAAGAAACAAAGGACTAAAAAAGGGAT is a window encoding:
- the LOC131316414 gene encoding transcription initiation factor IIA subunit 2-like; the protein is MATFELYRRSTIGMCLTETLDEMVSNGTLSPEIAIQVLVQFDKSMTEALETQVKSKVSIKGHLHTYRFCDNVWTFILTDAVFKSEDNQENVGRVKIVACDSKLLTQ